One Candidatus Planktophila limnetica DNA segment encodes these proteins:
- a CDS encoding tRNA adenosine deaminase-associated protein, producing MEQISNSDLINDVDIAVAAWHEDGRWTLALLPDAHDLAQVIDRLKSQQTNGGAIALIAIDEEFFMLIRVLGSHITMFLSDVTCALDYAVASDFLEINDIDMPEEEDDPFPVGYLDIFADLGMNHMEMAALCDDAELFPDEQLEAIAGRLGFGDQFAQLLEL from the coding sequence ATGGAACAGATAAGTAACTCAGATCTCATTAACGATGTTGATATCGCCGTTGCCGCCTGGCACGAAGATGGGCGCTGGACATTGGCTCTTCTTCCCGATGCACATGATCTTGCGCAAGTAATTGACCGACTTAAATCACAACAGACAAATGGTGGCGCAATTGCACTGATTGCAATTGATGAAGAGTTCTTTATGCTCATTCGCGTTCTAGGTTCACACATCACAATGTTTCTCAGCGATGTCACATGCGCACTTGATTATGCGGTCGCCTCTGACTTTTTAGAAATAAACGATATTGATATGCCAGAAGAAGAGGATGATCCATTTCCTGTTGGCTATCTAGATATTTTTGCTGACCTGGGGATGAATCACATGGAGATGGCAGCACTGTGTGATGACGCAGAGTTATTTCCTGACGAACAACTCGAAGCGATTGCAGGGCGTTTAGGCTTTGGCGATCAGTTTGCACAGTTATTAGAGCTGTGA
- a CDS encoding DNA polymerase III subunit gamma and tau encodes MSLALYRKYRPSVFADVIGQEHVTVPLSNALSSDKTHHAYLFSGPRGCGKTSSARIMARSLNCEKGPTPTPCGQCQSCKDLVANGPGSIDVIELDAATHGLVDDARDLRDKAFFAPVNSKYKIYIIDEAHQLGPGAANALLKVVEEPPPHVIFIFATTEPEKLISTIRSRTHHYPFRLVPPGVLTAHLEKICAAEGVEVAKGVLPLVVRASGGSVRDALSVLGQLLAGAGKDGVSYDIAVQLLGFTDGALLDDAIDALAAHDAATLFATIDRVIESGHDPKRFTADLLERLRDLMIVDALGETSANSILRDMPDDQLERMRNQAQRIGTASLSRAADIAADGLTEMRGATAPRLILELICGRILLPISDATETGLLARIERLERVENIAPMPTLSKSAPSVEAVKPSKVLPREETKEALPVASEQPIAKKATVSTMDIAGLRRIWPDVIENVKKRRRLTWSLLSASAQILGVDDTNITIGIVNAGARDSFVRSESDEILRQAFIEVVGLDRKIECVVDPSVNPSTPATRAVRVDESPSDVEQLSGAALLARELGAQVITDKK; translated from the coding sequence ATGTCACTAGCGTTGTATCGCAAGTATCGCCCTTCTGTATTTGCAGATGTTATTGGTCAAGAACATGTGACTGTTCCTTTAAGTAATGCATTGTCATCAGATAAAACACATCATGCTTATTTATTCAGCGGTCCACGTGGTTGCGGTAAAACATCTAGCGCACGCATCATGGCTCGTTCACTCAATTGCGAAAAGGGGCCAACACCAACTCCATGCGGGCAGTGCCAATCATGCAAAGACTTAGTTGCAAATGGTCCAGGATCAATTGATGTTATTGAATTAGATGCAGCGACTCATGGTTTAGTCGATGATGCAAGAGATTTAAGAGATAAAGCTTTCTTTGCACCCGTTAATAGCAAGTACAAGATTTATATTATTGACGAAGCACACCAACTTGGGCCGGGTGCTGCAAATGCGTTGCTCAAAGTGGTTGAAGAGCCACCTCCTCACGTTATTTTTATCTTTGCCACAACAGAGCCAGAAAAACTGATTTCAACTATCCGCTCACGTACACACCATTACCCATTCCGTTTAGTACCACCTGGAGTACTGACTGCGCATTTAGAAAAGATCTGTGCTGCAGAAGGTGTTGAAGTAGCTAAAGGTGTGCTGCCATTGGTGGTGCGCGCTAGTGGTGGTTCTGTGCGTGATGCGTTATCTGTGTTGGGTCAATTGCTTGCAGGCGCTGGCAAAGACGGCGTCAGTTATGACATCGCAGTGCAGCTACTTGGATTCACTGACGGTGCGTTGTTGGATGATGCAATCGATGCGCTGGCAGCACACGATGCAGCAACATTGTTTGCAACAATCGATCGCGTGATCGAAAGCGGTCATGATCCAAAGAGATTCACCGCAGACTTGCTAGAACGTCTACGCGATTTAATGATCGTGGATGCACTCGGTGAAACAAGTGCGAATTCAATCTTGCGCGATATGCCAGATGACCAACTAGAACGCATGCGCAATCAAGCACAGCGCATCGGTACTGCTTCACTTTCGCGCGCAGCAGACATCGCAGCAGATGGATTAACAGAAATGCGCGGTGCTACCGCACCACGATTGATTCTCGAACTCATTTGCGGCCGCATCTTGTTACCAATAAGTGATGCAACAGAGACCGGATTACTTGCTCGAATCGAACGTTTAGAACGCGTTGAAAACATCGCGCCAATGCCTACTCTTTCCAAGAGTGCTCCTTCGGTGGAAGCTGTTAAACCTTCAAAGGTTTTACCTAGAGAAGAGACTAAAGAAGCACTTCCCGTGGCTTCGGAACAACCGATTGCGAAGAAGGCAACAGTTAGCACAATGGACATTGCTGGTCTTCGACGCATATGGCCTGACGTAATAGAAAATGTTAAGAAGCGTCGTAGATTGACGTGGTCACTGTTGTCCGCGAGCGCACAAATCCTTGGTGTTGATGACACAAACATAACGATCGGAATCGTCAACGCCGGTGCACGTGATTCATTTGTGCGATCAGAAAGTGATGAGATTCTGCGCCAAGCATTTATTGAAGTTGTGGGACTTGATCGCAAGATTGAATGTGTTGTGGATCCATCAGTGAATCCAAGTACACCTGCAACGCGTGCGGTACGCGTCGATGAATCACCGAGTGATGTTGAACAGCTCAGCGGTGCAGCGTTGTTAGCACGCGAACTAGGCGCACAAGTTATTACGGATAAGAAGTAA
- a CDS encoding amino acid permease, which translates to MPKSWTDGAPEPVALQEHAHLKDPLSYKIKRRLLGGALNRHTLSHQRLDKKYALGILSSDCISSSAYGSEQILIALLPAFGIAAFAILMPMTAIVLVILLIITLSYRNVIDVYTKTGGAYIVSRENFGPVVAQIAGVALMLDYIVTLAIQSAAGVAAIISTFPELEPWKIPMILAIIVLLTYGNLRGVKEAGKAFALPTYLFVGSMFIVFAIGLYRHFSGTLPMLETNLPGAVPMGEPSGLLTFAAIFILLRAFANGGSSLTGLEAISDGVALFKAPEHVNARRTLVIMSTLLGSLVLGVSWFAHKIHAMPYESGTPTVISQIVKAAMGDGTFGTAMFIFVQFATMLILFAGANTTYSAFPLLVNFIAKDGYLPRQLTKRGHRLAFSNGILLLAGGGIFLVLITAGSVEHLVAFYALGVFTGFTLAGFGMTKHAYVHRLGAWKAKMIINGLAGGISLLVVIIFSIVKFSEGAWLVLVTAPILVVTFLRLRRQYTQEQSALDVKVEQERATSIARHDVTVLVDSVDVATVGAIRYARSLKPRELKAVHFVIDDLRAEQIVKAWAKSDALDDVTLELIDCPDRRLANAAVDYAIKMTEKADVELTLLLPRRSYSRFLGRLLHDRTAEAIAAPISQLPRVVATIVPFDVERILSGAPLVIDKKEKKLVTVAPVKAAPVVASVGPISHYAEDMTPIGAVQWRKRAHVQGKVASIKTAPSGSSPVLEIELWDESGGITLQFLGRREIAGLEVGTELRAEGMVGEENGSLKILNPSYELLA; encoded by the coding sequence ATGCCGAAGTCGTGGACAGATGGGGCGCCGGAGCCGGTCGCCTTGCAAGAACATGCACACCTAAAAGATCCGCTTTCCTACAAAATAAAGCGGCGTTTACTAGGTGGCGCTCTTAATCGTCACACCTTGAGCCACCAGAGATTAGATAAAAAGTACGCACTTGGTATTTTATCTTCAGACTGTATTTCATCCTCTGCCTACGGTAGCGAGCAGATTTTAATTGCGCTCTTGCCAGCCTTTGGAATTGCAGCCTTTGCAATCTTGATGCCAATGACGGCAATAGTTCTAGTAATTCTTTTGATCATCACTCTTTCCTATCGCAACGTCATCGATGTCTATACGAAAACTGGTGGTGCCTACATTGTCTCCAGGGAAAACTTCGGACCAGTAGTCGCACAAATTGCTGGCGTTGCTTTGATGCTCGATTACATCGTGACACTTGCAATTCAATCTGCAGCAGGAGTGGCCGCAATCATCTCAACTTTTCCTGAACTTGAACCGTGGAAGATCCCGATGATCTTGGCGATCATTGTTTTGTTAACGTATGGAAATCTGCGCGGTGTGAAGGAAGCTGGAAAAGCATTTGCTCTTCCTACCTACTTATTCGTTGGTTCTATGTTCATCGTCTTTGCAATCGGTTTGTATCGCCACTTCAGTGGCACGCTGCCAATGCTTGAAACAAATTTGCCTGGGGCTGTGCCAATGGGTGAACCGAGTGGATTGCTCACATTTGCAGCCATATTTATTTTGCTGCGTGCTTTTGCAAATGGTGGATCATCTTTAACGGGTCTTGAAGCAATTTCAGATGGCGTTGCACTCTTTAAGGCACCTGAGCATGTGAACGCTCGTCGCACGCTGGTAATCATGAGTACTTTGCTCGGTTCTTTAGTTTTAGGTGTTTCTTGGTTTGCACACAAAATCCATGCGATGCCATATGAGAGTGGAACGCCAACTGTTATATCCCAGATCGTTAAGGCTGCCATGGGCGATGGAACATTTGGCACAGCAATGTTTATCTTCGTTCAGTTCGCAACGATGCTTATCCTCTTTGCTGGTGCAAACACCACATATAGCGCTTTTCCACTGCTGGTTAACTTCATCGCAAAAGATGGTTATTTGCCTAGGCAGCTCACAAAGCGCGGCCACCGCTTAGCTTTCTCAAATGGCATTCTTTTGCTTGCAGGTGGCGGAATCTTCCTTGTCTTAATTACTGCAGGCTCTGTTGAACACCTTGTTGCCTTCTACGCCCTCGGTGTCTTTACAGGATTTACATTGGCTGGCTTTGGTATGACAAAGCACGCATACGTGCATCGCCTTGGTGCTTGGAAGGCGAAGATGATCATCAACGGATTAGCTGGTGGCATCTCACTACTAGTTGTTATTATTTTCTCAATTGTTAAATTCAGTGAAGGCGCTTGGTTGGTTTTAGTTACCGCGCCGATACTTGTAGTTACATTCCTTCGTCTTCGCCGTCAATACACACAGGAGCAGAGCGCACTAGATGTGAAGGTCGAACAAGAGCGTGCAACATCGATTGCTCGACACGATGTGACTGTATTGGTCGATAGCGTCGATGTGGCAACAGTGGGCGCCATTCGTTATGCGCGATCATTGAAGCCGCGCGAATTAAAGGCTGTTCACTTTGTTATTGATGATTTGCGCGCAGAACAAATTGTAAAGGCGTGGGCAAAATCGGATGCGCTAGATGATGTGACTCTAGAACTCATTGATTGCCCAGATCGTCGCCTTGCAAATGCTGCAGTTGATTACGCAATTAAGATGACAGAAAAGGCCGATGTTGAATTAACTCTGCTCTTGCCACGTCGTTCTTATTCTCGTTTCTTAGGTCGTTTGCTACACGATAGAACGGCAGAAGCAATTGCTGCTCCTATTTCTCAATTACCACGTGTGGTTGCAACGATTGTTCCCTTCGATGTTGAGCGCATTCTCTCTGGCGCTCCACTTGTTATTGATAAGAAAGAAAAGAAGTTAGTAACTGTGGCTCCTGTGAAGGCAGCACCAGTTGTTGCCTCGGTTGGCCCCATTAGTCACTACGCAGAAGATATGACACCTATCGGCGCTGTGCAGTGGCGAAAGCGTGCACATGTGCAGGGCAAGGTCGCATCAATTAAAACTGCGCCGAGTGGATCATCTCCAGTACTTGAAATCGAGTTATGGGATGAAAGCGGTGGAATCACACTTCAATTCTTAGGCCGCCGCGAAATCGCAGGCCTTGAAGTGGGTACTGAACTGCGCGCAGAAGGAATGGTTGGCGAAGAAAATGGTTCGCTAAAGATTCTTAATCCATCCTATGAATTACTTGCCTGA
- a CDS encoding NAD-dependent malic enzyme — protein sequence MASTSPGYGITIRVEGSPSLQPVALITSAITDAGATITALDVVESLLEKVVIDVTCDTIDADHADQITTAIRAHKGLVVRKVSDRTFLLHLGGKLEVQSKVPLKTRDDLSRAYTPGVARICQAIVDDPSDARRLTIKRNTVAVVTDGSAVLGLGNIGPAAALPVMEGKAALFKRFADVDAWPVCLDTQDVDEIVRTVQLIAPVYGGINLEDISAPRCFEIEARLRELLDIPVFHDDQHGTAIVVLAALRNSLKLVKKNLSDVKIVLSGVGAAGNAVSRLLVLDGARNIIGFNHKGVIHPGMKSDDQMQQWFIEHSNKDNFQGSMSEALVGADVFIGVSASNILVESDIAAMAQGSIVFALANPDPEIDPAIARKHATVVATGRSDQPNQINNVLAFPGIFRGLLDANAHKITDELLVAAATAIADCVSPEQLNTSFIVPSVFDSHVVTAVAAAVRKSV from the coding sequence ATGGCATCTACAAGCCCTGGCTATGGCATAACAATCCGCGTTGAAGGTTCGCCTTCACTACAACCGGTTGCACTGATTACTTCTGCCATAACCGATGCAGGTGCCACAATTACTGCACTTGACGTTGTTGAATCTTTATTAGAAAAAGTTGTTATTGACGTTACGTGTGACACCATCGATGCTGATCACGCAGATCAAATCACCACTGCCATTCGTGCGCATAAAGGTTTAGTAGTTCGCAAGGTTTCAGATCGCACCTTTTTGTTGCACTTAGGTGGAAAACTAGAAGTACAGTCCAAAGTGCCACTTAAAACTCGTGATGACCTATCTCGCGCATACACACCAGGTGTTGCTCGCATCTGCCAAGCAATCGTTGATGATCCATCCGATGCTCGTCGCCTCACTATTAAGCGCAATACAGTCGCTGTTGTCACCGATGGTTCTGCAGTGCTGGGCCTTGGAAATATTGGTCCTGCAGCCGCACTTCCTGTGATGGAAGGAAAGGCCGCACTCTTTAAGCGCTTTGCAGATGTTGATGCATGGCCAGTCTGTCTGGACACACAAGATGTCGATGAAATTGTGCGCACTGTGCAACTAATTGCACCTGTCTATGGCGGCATCAACTTAGAAGATATTTCGGCGCCCCGTTGCTTTGAAATCGAAGCACGCCTGCGCGAATTGCTAGATATCCCTGTTTTCCATGATGATCAACATGGAACAGCAATTGTTGTGCTCGCTGCCCTTCGTAACTCATTGAAGTTAGTGAAAAAGAATTTGTCTGATGTGAAGATTGTTTTAAGCGGTGTTGGAGCGGCCGGAAATGCAGTCTCGCGCTTATTGGTACTAGATGGTGCTAGAAACATCATCGGCTTTAACCACAAGGGCGTTATTCATCCTGGGATGAAAAGTGATGATCAGATGCAGCAGTGGTTTATCGAACATAGCAATAAAGACAATTTCCAAGGATCAATGTCTGAAGCACTAGTCGGCGCAGATGTCTTTATCGGCGTGAGCGCATCAAATATCTTGGTTGAATCCGATATCGCTGCGATGGCTCAGGGTTCAATTGTCTTCGCACTGGCTAACCCAGATCCTGAAATTGATCCAGCAATTGCTCGAAAGCACGCAACAGTTGTTGCAACTGGTCGCAGCGATCAACCTAATCAAATTAATAACGTTTTAGCATTTCCTGGAATCTTCCGCGGTTTACTCGATGCCAACGCCCACAAGATCACCGATGAGTTATTGGTGGCCGCTGCCACTGCAATTGCTGATTGTGTGTCACCAGAACAACTCAACACATCTTTTATTGTTCCTAGCGTCTTTGATTCCCACGTTGTCACCGCAGTTGCTGCGGCTGTTAGGAAATCGGTGTGA
- a CDS encoding aspartate kinase, with amino-acid sequence MGLIVQKYGGSSVADAEGMKRVAARIVASKRDGNQVVVVVSAMGDTTDELIDLANQITPIPTGRELDMLLTAGERISMALLAMAISNLGHEARSFTGSQAGVITDSAHGRARIIDVTPGRIQEALEEGAIAIVAGFQGISQDTKDVTTLGRGGSDTTAVALAAALDADVCEIYTDVDGVFSADPRVVPAARKLKTVTYDEMLELAASGAKVLHLRCVEYARRYDLPIHVRSSFTTNEGTWVVKNHPEGGNMEQAIISGIAHDKTEAKITIVGVPDRTGVAARIFQAIADADINIDMIVQNVSAAATGLTDISFTLPKAEGANASKILKAIQGEVGFASIQYDDQIGKLSLVGAGMRSHPGVTATFFAAMSEAGVNIEMISTSEIRISIICRESDLDGAVKAAHTAFELDADQVEAVVYGGTGR; translated from the coding sequence ATGGGATTAATCGTTCAAAAGTACGGTGGGTCATCGGTGGCCGATGCCGAGGGCATGAAGCGGGTGGCTGCTCGCATCGTGGCCTCCAAACGCGATGGCAATCAAGTTGTTGTTGTGGTTTCGGCGATGGGAGACACAACCGATGAACTAATTGATCTAGCAAATCAGATCACTCCTATTCCGACCGGTCGCGAATTAGATATGTTGCTGACAGCGGGTGAACGAATTTCAATGGCATTACTTGCAATGGCAATTTCTAATTTAGGTCACGAAGCTCGTTCATTTACAGGCAGCCAAGCAGGCGTGATTACAGATAGCGCACATGGTCGCGCTCGCATTATTGATGTGACACCAGGACGTATTCAAGAAGCGTTAGAAGAAGGCGCAATTGCAATCGTTGCTGGTTTTCAAGGAATTTCGCAAGATACAAAAGATGTAACAACACTTGGTCGAGGCGGATCAGATACAACTGCGGTTGCATTGGCTGCAGCGCTGGATGCAGATGTCTGCGAGATTTATACAGATGTTGATGGCGTCTTTAGTGCAGACCCACGAGTTGTGCCTGCGGCCCGCAAACTAAAGACAGTTACGTATGACGAGATGCTCGAACTAGCAGCATCTGGTGCAAAAGTTTTACATCTGCGTTGCGTTGAGTACGCACGCAGATATGACTTACCAATTCACGTCCGTTCATCTTTTACAACCAACGAAGGAACATGGGTAGTTAAAAACCACCCTGAAGGAGGAAACATGGAGCAAGCAATCATCTCGGGTATCGCACACGATAAGACCGAAGCAAAGATCACCATAGTTGGTGTACCAGATCGCACTGGTGTTGCTGCTCGCATCTTCCAAGCAATTGCCGATGCTGACATCAACATCGACATGATTGTTCAAAACGTTTCTGCAGCAGCTACTGGCCTAACAGATATTTCATTTACTCTGCCAAAGGCAGAAGGTGCTAATGCATCCAAGATTCTTAAGGCAATACAAGGTGAAGTTGGATTTGCATCAATTCAATACGATGATCAAATCGGCAAGCTCTCACTCGTTGGTGCTGGCATGCGTTCACACCCAGGCGTAACAGCAACATTCTTTGCTGCGATGTCAGAGGCTGGCGTAAACATCGAAATGATTTCAACATCAGAAATTCGTATCTCAATTATCTGCCGTGAATCAGACCTTGATGGCGCTGTAAAAGCAGCCCACACAGCCTTCGAACTAGATGCTGATCAAGTAGAAGCAGTTGTATATGGCGGCACGGGACGATGA
- the recR gene encoding recombination mediator RecR — protein sequence MYEGAIQDLIDALGRLPGVGPKSAQRIAFHILQSDADIAAALVDAIRTVKERVKFCTQCGNVSEETECRICRDPRRDNSQICVVEESKDVIAVERTREFRGKYHVLGGAISPIDGIGPDQLRIKELMSRLSDSAITEVILATDPNLEGEATATYLARLIKPLDIKVSRLASGLPVGGDLEYADEVTLGRAFEGRRNVEN from the coding sequence ATGTATGAAGGTGCGATACAAGATTTAATTGATGCCTTGGGTCGCTTGCCTGGTGTGGGTCCAAAGAGCGCGCAGCGAATTGCTTTTCATATTCTGCAATCAGATGCCGACATTGCTGCAGCATTGGTTGATGCAATTCGTACGGTGAAAGAACGCGTGAAGTTTTGCACGCAGTGCGGAAATGTTTCTGAAGAAACAGAGTGCCGTATTTGTCGCGACCCACGTCGTGATAACTCACAGATTTGTGTTGTTGAAGAGAGTAAAGATGTGATTGCGGTGGAGCGCACGCGAGAATTCCGTGGCAAGTACCACGTGCTCGGTGGAGCAATTAGTCCTATTGATGGAATCGGACCTGATCAATTAAGAATTAAAGAGCTGATGAGTCGTTTATCTGACTCAGCGATTACTGAAGTTATTTTGGCAACGGATCCAAACCTCGAAGGTGAGGCAACGGCCACCTATTTAGCTCGATTGATTAAGCCGCTAGATATAAAGGTCTCTCGTTTGGCCAGTGGTCTGCCAGTGGGCGGAGACCTTGAATACGCCGATGAAGTTACCCTTGGGCGAGCATTTGAAGGCAGAAGGAACGTCGAAAACTAA
- the upp gene encoding uracil phosphoribosyltransferase — protein sequence MKVHVANHPLISHKLTVLRDERTDSPTFRHLVEELVTLLAYEATRDVQTVKVKIKTPVTETEGLKMASPRPIVVPILRAGLGMLEGMSRLVPNAEVGFLGMVRDEKTLQASTYANRLPEDLSGRHCFVLDPMLATGGTLVAALNYLIERGATEITAICILAAPEGIATMEKAFANAKIPITVVTGALDEKLNERGYIVPGLGDAGDRLYGVV from the coding sequence ATGAAAGTTCACGTCGCCAACCACCCGCTGATTTCTCATAAATTGACCGTTCTGCGTGACGAAAGAACTGATTCGCCAACATTTAGACATCTCGTTGAAGAGCTCGTAACGCTTCTGGCATATGAAGCAACGCGCGATGTGCAGACAGTGAAAGTAAAAATTAAAACTCCTGTGACAGAGACAGAGGGCCTGAAGATGGCGTCTCCGCGTCCGATCGTTGTGCCAATTCTGCGCGCAGGTCTTGGAATGCTCGAAGGAATGTCTCGTCTTGTGCCAAATGCCGAAGTTGGTTTCCTTGGCATGGTGCGCGATGAAAAAACTTTGCAAGCTAGCACTTACGCCAATCGCCTACCGGAAGATCTCTCAGGTCGTCACTGCTTCGTTTTGGATCCAATGCTTGCAACGGGTGGAACTCTTGTTGCAGCCCTTAACTATTTGATTGAGCGTGGAGCCACAGAGATCACAGCGATTTGCATCTTGGCAGCTCCTGAAGGAATTGCCACAATGGAAAAAGCTTTTGCAAACGCAAAGATTCCAATCACAGTTGTTACTGGCGCACTTGATGAAAAGTTAAATGAGCGTGGTTACATCGTTCCTGGTCTTGGAGATGCTGGCGATCGCTTATACGGTGTTGTGTAG
- the tadA gene encoding tRNA adenosine(34) deaminase TadA — MREAIALAQASLASNDVPVGALIIDPSGKIIASGTNEREAKSDPTAHAEIVAMRKAATNGWRLDNHTLVVTLEPCAMCAGAIAQARISKVIFGAWDEKAGAAGSVWDVLRDPRAIHRVEVESGVLEKECAALLSDFFRSGK; from the coding sequence ATGCGCGAAGCAATCGCTCTTGCGCAGGCAAGCCTTGCATCCAATGATGTTCCAGTCGGTGCACTCATCATTGATCCATCAGGAAAAATTATTGCAAGCGGAACAAACGAGCGCGAAGCAAAATCTGATCCCACTGCCCACGCAGAAATCGTTGCGATGCGCAAAGCCGCAACTAATGGATGGCGTTTAGATAATCACACATTGGTTGTGACGCTGGAGCCATGTGCGATGTGTGCAGGTGCTATTGCCCAAGCACGGATTTCTAAGGTGATCTTTGGTGCATGGGATGAAAAGGCTGGCGCTGCAGGTTCAGTCTGGGATGTATTGCGCGATCCGCGCGCTATTCACCGCGTTGAAGTTGAATCAGGAGTTCTAGAAAAAGAGTGCGCAGCGTTACTCAGTGATTTTTTCCGCTCAGGCAAGTAA
- a CDS encoding NAD-dependent succinate-semialdehyde dehydrogenase, with amino-acid sequence MRTQMYIDGQWVDGITTMPVTDPSDGSVIAEVAVAGPEQCEAAVAAADRAAADWAKTAPRVRSEILRKAFEIMVAEADAIATIVSKENGKVLTDAKGEVLYAAEFFRWFAEEAVRVPGDFRKSPSGDKRILVTHQPIGVSLLITPWNFPAAMATRKIGPAIAAGCTMILKPASETPLTALAIVDIMERAGVPKGVINVILPQKVGESISKILHDPRVKNLSFTGSTEVGRVLIREAADRVIRCSMELGGNAPFVVFEDADIPAAVAGLMLAKMRNGGAACTAANRVYVQKSVADQFTKEFSQAMSQLKMGKGTDAGIQLGASVSIKERNKIAELVDAAVKAGGKLHTGGSTPEGAGAFYPATVISVDKSNDILNHEVFGPVAPIVTFDTDQEAIQLANSTDFGLISYVFTKDLARAIRTAEAIESGMVAINKGVISDPAAPFGGVKQSGLGREGGFDGIHEFLETKYIGVEI; translated from the coding sequence ATGCGTACACAGATGTATATCGATGGTCAATGGGTTGATGGCATAACAACAATGCCTGTCACCGATCCAAGTGACGGTTCCGTCATTGCAGAAGTAGCCGTTGCCGGCCCCGAACAATGCGAAGCAGCCGTTGCAGCCGCTGACCGCGCCGCAGCCGATTGGGCAAAGACCGCACCACGTGTTCGCTCTGAAATCTTGCGCAAAGCATTTGAAATCATGGTTGCCGAAGCAGATGCAATTGCAACGATTGTCTCTAAAGAAAATGGCAAAGTTCTAACGGATGCCAAGGGTGAAGTTTTGTACGCCGCAGAATTCTTTCGTTGGTTTGCCGAAGAAGCAGTACGCGTCCCCGGAGATTTCCGTAAATCACCAAGTGGTGACAAGCGCATCCTTGTTACACACCAACCAATTGGTGTCTCACTTCTAATCACACCCTGGAACTTTCCTGCTGCAATGGCCACACGCAAGATTGGTCCAGCAATTGCAGCGGGCTGCACAATGATTTTAAAACCAGCATCTGAAACTCCACTCACAGCACTCGCCATCGTTGACATCATGGAACGCGCTGGAGTTCCTAAGGGAGTCATCAACGTCATCCTTCCTCAAAAAGTTGGCGAATCAATTTCAAAGATTTTGCATGATCCACGAGTAAAGAATTTATCCTTCACAGGTTCCACAGAAGTTGGTCGCGTTCTTATTCGTGAGGCCGCTGACCGTGTCATCCGTTGCTCCATGGAACTCGGTGGCAACGCACCATTTGTTGTCTTCGAAGATGCAGACATCCCTGCCGCAGTTGCAGGGCTAATGCTTGCCAAGATGCGAAACGGTGGCGCTGCCTGCACCGCGGCCAATCGTGTTTATGTGCAAAAGAGTGTGGCTGATCAATTTACAAAAGAGTTCTCACAAGCAATGTCACAACTGAAAATGGGTAAAGGCACAGATGCTGGAATACAACTCGGCGCAAGTGTCTCGATTAAAGAACGCAACAAGATTGCAGAACTAGTTGATGCTGCAGTAAAAGCTGGCGGAAAACTCCACACTGGTGGCAGCACACCGGAAGGCGCCGGCGCTTTCTATCCCGCCACAGTTATCTCTGTTGATAAATCAAATGACATTTTAAATCACGAAGTATTTGGTCCTGTTGCACCGATTGTTACCTTTGATACGGATCAAGAAGCAATTCAACTTGCTAACTCCACAGACTTTGGATTAATTAGTTATGTATTTACAAAAGATCTTGCCCGCGCAATTCGCACAGCAGAAGCGATCGAATCAGGAATGGTTGCCATTAATAAAGGCGTCATCTCGGACCCTGCCGCACCATTTGGTGGCGTGAAGCAGAGCGGCCTAGGACGCGAAGGTGGATTCGATGGAATCCACGAGTTCCTCGAAACCAAATACATTGGAGTCGAGATTTAA